The DNA sequence AATATCGAAACCATTTTAGGTTGGAATGGTGTTACACCGCATATTTACGGTAAAAAACAAACACGCCCGTTCCGAAAAATGGGACACGTTACGATTGTAAATCAAGACATGACCGAGGCAAGACGAATTGCAGAGGATGTTAAGAATACTATTAAGGTTATTAGTTAAGAGAGTATACAGTCGCAGTTTTCAGTCACAGTCACAGTAGCAGTCGCAGTCTGAAACTTGAAACAAAAAAACAGTCACACTTTTCAGTCACAGTCTAAAACGTGAAACATGAAACATGAAACTTTTAACTTAAAACAAAACACACAACAAAAAAACAAAACACATGAGCAAAGTAGCTATCATAATGGGAAGTATCTCAGACATGCCAGTCATGCAGGATGCCATCGACATACTAAAACAATTTAATATAGAAGTAGAAGTTGATATTGTTTCGGCACACAGAACGCCGGAAAAATTATTTGATTTCAGTAAAAATGCGCACACTCGCGGTATTTCGGTGATTATTGCCGGAGCAGGTGGTGCAGCACATTTACCGGGAATGGTTGCTTCAATGTCACCGTTACCTGTAATTGGAGTTCCTGTAAAATCAAGTAATTCTATTGACGGATGGGATAGTGTATTGTCTATTCTTCAGATGCCGGGTGGAGTTCCTGTGGCGACAGTTGCCCTAAATGGAGCAAAAAATGCCGGAATTCTGGCCGCACAAATCATCGGAAGTCATGACAAAATAGTTCTTGAGACTATTATCTCATACAAAGAAGAACTTAAAGCTGCCGTTAATAAAGCTGCTGAGGGTTTAAAAAAATAAAAAACTAATTCCCGCAAGATTTCCAAAATCCTGCGGGAATTTTAGATTTCAATTCAAATGGACCTTTACGCTTATCCTCTTTTGACAAACAATCAGATTTAAAACACTTTAAAACTTAAAAGAAAAACTTAACTTTGATAAAAAAGCAGTAATGAATATCCAAGCCTCTAAAATAGAATTAGCTAAAATTGTTCTGGACATAGACAATCCTGATTTGATTCAGGAAATTGTTGATTTCATTCAATCGAAAGAAAGTTTATCAGAAGAGCAAAAAAGCAAAATCAATGAAGCTATTTATTCTTTAGAAAAAGAAGAAGGAATCCAACATGATGCCGTAATGGAAGAAACCAAAATCCGCTATTCAAAATATTTTAAATAATGGATGTAATTTGGGCTCCACAAGCTAAAAAAGATTTTTGGAACAATATCGATTATCTTGAAGCAGAATGGTCTGAAAAAAGTGCTTTACATTTTATTAAAAAAGTAGACACAACAATAGCCCTTTTAAAAAATGACACCGTTTTATTCCTAAAGACCAACTACAAAAACGTCTACAAAATTGTCATTACAAAACACATTTCACTTTATTACCGAATAGAAAACGAAACAATCCAATTTACTACGTTTTTGGAACAACTTTCAAGATTTAGAAAAATTCAAATTATGACTTTAACTTTTCAGGCTCCTAACAATCAAAATTAAACTGCTAAATTAGCCCGAAACGTCATAAAAAATCAGTAGAATAAAAAACAATATCAATGAGTATCTTAACACAATATTTCAACACCAGACATAATACAGCCCCGTTTTCGCAAATCAAAATCGAAGATTATTTTCCTGCTTTTCAGGAAGGAATTACTCAGGCCAAAGCCGAAATTGACGCTATCGTAGACAATCCCGAAACACCCACTTTTGAAAACACGATTCTTACATTGGAATATTCCGGTGATATTTTGGATCGTATTTCTAGTATTTTCTTCAATTTAAATTCGGCTGAAACGAATGACGAAATGCAAAAAATCGCTCAGGAAGTTTCGCCTTTATTATCAGATTTCGGAAACGACATTACGCTAAACGCCGCTTTATTTTCTAAAGTAAAAGCAGTTTATGATCAAAAAGAAAGTTTGAATCTAACTCCGGAACAAACGACACTTTTAGATAAAAAATATAAAAGTTTCTCCAGAAACGGAGCCAACTTAGCCGAAGACAAAAAAGAGCAATTACGCGAAATCGACAAAGAACTTTCTAAATTAAGTTTACAATTTGGCGAAAATGTTTTGGCAGAAACCAATGCCTTCGAATTGCATTTAACAAGCGAAAGTGACTTGGCCGGATTACCGGAAGGAACTATTGAAGCAGCCCGATCACTGGCTAAAAGTCAGGAGAAAGAAGGTTGGATATTTACTTTAGATCACCCAAGTTATATTCCGTTTTTGACTTATGCTGACAATCGCGAATTGCGTAAAAAAATGGCCATTGCCTTTGGCGCAAAAGCATTTCAGGGTAACGAATTTGACAATCAGGAGAATGTTTTAAAAATAGCTAAATTACGTTTCGAAAGAGCCAATTTGTTAGGCTATAAAACACACGCGCATTTTGTTCTAGAAGAAAGAATGGCAGAAAGCCCGGAAAAAGTTTTTACTTTCTTAAACGATTTATTAGCGAAAGCAAAGCCTGCCGCTCAAAAAGAGTTTGCAGAATTAACGGCTTTTGCAAAAGAACTGGACGGAATTGAAGAATTGGAGAAATGGGATGGCTCTTATTACTCTGAGAAATTAAAACAACAACTTTTCAACTTAGATGATGAAAAGCTAAAACCTTATTTCCAGTTAGAAAAAGTATTAAACGGAGCTTTCATCGTTGCCGAAAAACTATACGGATTAACCTTTACAGAAGTCTTTGATATTGACAAATACCATGAAGAAGTTACCACTTATGAAGTAACAGACGCAGAAAATAAATTAGTTTCGATTTTCTATGCGGATTTTTTCCCAAGAAAAGGAAAACGAAACGGTGCCTGGATGACCTCATTCAAATCGCAATATGTAAAAGATGATGTAAATGAAAGACCACACATTTCTAATGTTTGTAATTTCACTAAACCGACAGAAACTAAACCTTCATTACTTACTTTTAATGAAGTAACGACTTTATTCCACGAATTTGGTCACGGGTTACATGGAATGTTGGCCAACACCACCTACCCAAGTCTGTCCGGAACTTCCGTTTTTTGGGACTTTGTAGAATTGCCAAGTCAGATTATGGAGAATTGGTGTTACGAACCGGAAGCCTTGGCTTTGTTTGCGAATCATTATGAAACGGGTGAAATCATCCCGATTGAATATGTTCAAAAAATAAAAGAAAGTGCCAGTTTTCAAGAAGGACTAGCTACTTTACGTCAGTTGAGTTTTGGATTATTAGATATGGCTTGGCACGGACAAGATCCGACCAACATTACGGATCTGAAAGCTTTCGAAACGGAGCAATTTGCCGATACCAAATTGTATCCTGAAGTAAAAGAAAATGCCATGAGTACGGCATTTTCACATATTTTCCAAGGAGGTTATTCTTCGGGATATTACAGCTACAAATGGGCAGAAGTATTAGATGCAGATGCTTTTGAATATTTTCAGGAAAAAGGAATCTTTAATACTGAAGTAGCTTCAAAGTTCAAAGAAAACGTACTTTCAAAAGGAGGAACAGAGCACCCGATGCTTTTATACAAACGTTTTAGAGGTCAGGAACCAAAACCTGAGGCTTTATTGAAACGTGCGGGATTACTTTAAAAAGTTCTCTGTTTTCAGTCGCAGTTTAAGGCTGTGACTGGAATTTTAATATTAAAAAATAACTACCTTGAAAAAGTATTTTAAACTATTCCTTTACCTTTCTCTTATAGGATTGGTTGCAATTATTTCTGTTAATTACTATGTAAAATCAACTACAGAACCACTTATTTACCACTCTTTAGAAAAATTACCAAAAAACGACATTGGAATTGTTTTTGGTGCGGGAATTAATGGTGATCAGCCAAGTAAATATTTAAAGGACAGACTTGATGCCGGAATTCTACTGTACAAAACCAAAAGAATTAGCAAAATTTTACTTTCGGGTGACAATGGACGTGACGAATATGATGAATTAACGGTCATGAAAAATTACTGTTATAGAAACGGTGTTGATACGACTAAGATTTTTGTTGATTATGCCGGTTTCGATACGTATTCAACGATGTATAGAGCGAAGCATATTTTTAAAGTTGAAAAAGCAACTTTAATCTCTCAGGAATACCATTTAAACAGAGCCATTTACATTGGAAACAAACTTGGCGTAAAATCAATTGGTTTCTCTGCAAACAGAGGGGAATATAATGGCTATAAATATGTCCGATTTAGAGAATGTATTTCTATAGTGAAATCCTTTTTTGATGTTCTGAGAAATCGCGAACCTCATTTTTTAGGAAATCCTATCCCTCTTGATGGAGAATCTAATTATTCCAAGGAAGACAAAAGATAACTAAAAAACCGAAGCAATTGCTTCGGTTTTGATTTATACTACTATAAATGGAGCTGCTTGCTATCGCAAATAGCTCCATTTTTTTTATGCTTTTACTGAAGCTTATTAATGATTTCAACTTGCTCCGGAAATTTAATTTTAAGCATTTCAATTTGTTCAGGAGTAGGAAGAAAACTATCACTTTTATCCCAGGCTGGAGCAAGACTACAGCTTGATAAGGCATAACCCAGGCCTACTAATTCGGCACCAAACCAATGGTTATGCGGTGCAGCTCCCATTAGAAGTTGTCCCTGATCGAGATCACTGCCAAAAGTTACCGTAGAATAAACGCCCTCTTCTGAGAAAATATGCAGTTTGATCGCGCTTCCCTGATGGAAAAACCATTGCTCATCTTGATTCAAGGCATGAATTTTAAGCACCTCTCCTTCTTTTAAAAGATAATAATTGGTAGAATAAGCCCTACGATCACCATTAAAACGTTTTGGTAAAGCTGCTTCCGGGAGGATGATATCACTTTCGGGTCCATGGGCTAAATACCCTCCAATTCCTGTGGGAACCATATTTAACTTTCGAATCAATCGATCGGCCTCGATATTGGCGTTAGGAAATCGTTTAGAAAAACACACGGTGATTCCTATAATTTCGTCGCCACCTTTCTTCCGTAAAAGCCCTTTTTGAGTAACAATTTCTAAATCGGCAACGGATCCGTCTGGCTCGGTTATTTCAATGGTCTCGTAGTAATTCAACAATGGAATACCACTTTCCATAACTTCTTTGTCATGGGCCACATGTGCGGCACGACTATCTCTGGTCCCGATAAGGTCTTCTTGCTTTTGCCCTAATAAATCTGCAAAATCTTTATTGACCCACAAAAAGACAGCATCGCGATTCTTGATACAAAAATATACACCATCTGTTTTATCGAGTACATCTCCCACTGTCATGGCAGGAATAGTATCTAATGGTATATTATTTATATCGGTATCGAGTTCGTTTAAGGTTTGATTTTCCATGATTAATTTGAAACAAAAGTTTTAGATTCACTTTTAACCTTAATATGGGACTCCTGATGCAAATTATCTGCCAAATCCTGAGCTAGTGCAACCATAGTCATTGTTGGATTCCACGAACCACTTGCAGGCCAAAGTGCTCCTCCTGTCACATAGACATTCTCAACACCGTTTGGACGGTAATCCAAACCAACAACTCCTTCGTCTCCTTTGCCAATCCAAAGACTTGAACCTTCATGAACCAATCCGCCCACTCTGCGTTGTTTAACCGGTGGGTGCTCACTCATCCAGACTCCTTCATCTGCATTACCGTGCCAATATTCTACAGCAGTGTGCCCTTTTGGTGATAAAGCCTCTTCTAACATCTGAAAAGTCCCATGATCCATGGTATCCCAAGTCTGCAAATCTGTTTCACCGGCTACCGCCTGCAACGTTACATTTGTTGTAGGATCAGATTGTCCGTTAAGACGCAGGTAATTCTCCGGATTTCTGAAATCCATTTCGCCCAGTACTGCACATACAAATACCAAATAATCCTCAGAACTTGTAAGCTGTGCCATAGACGCAGTAGCGACAACATCGGGCATATAACGAGCTGCTTTCTGAGCATTCTTAAGCGGGTTTTTATCTGAAAGAACCGAAAGTTGTACGTGATATTGCATACCACTTTCTTTATTTACACCTGCCATGTAGATCGCCGCTAATTCCAATTCACTTAATTGATTTGCAAAATCATAATCTTTACGCGGAATACGTGCTACTACAGAGGTAATGAAATGTGCCGTAAAACGTTCTCCTGCTTTTTTTACCTGAGGAAAAGAATTTAAGATCAACGTAGCCGGAGGAAGTGTTCCCATTGCCAAAATCACTTTAGCATTACCTACATTTACCATTCCTCTGGAAGTTTCTAAAGCAGTGGCAACCCCGTCTTGCTGATGAATGCGGTTTACAATACAGTTACCCACCATTTGCAGCGGACTTCCCTCTCCTTTTTTACTTAAATCAGATTGTTTTATGGCAAGATCCAACATCACAGATGGGGTAGAAAATTTAGCAAAATCCAAACCTTCCTGTACCCCTGACCCCGCTGCCAAAGGCGCTGCCATACTTCTGGTTGCTGAAGTCACTTTCCCTAAATTAGCAGCCAACATCTCCTGAAGCTCGGTTTGCAATAGTCCATACACAGGGCGTTGCAATGCAACATGTTTTAAAACGACAGGATCTAAATCACTATCGATCTGATCGGCCGGCACTACATTTAATAAAATTTCTGCCGATTTAAAATGCGCTTTTGCAGCATCTATAGTTTCTTGCGGCCAATATTGCATTTCTTCCTGTGTAGGTCTTGGACACCAGGCACTCCACATAATACTTCTTCCTCCAAAAAAAGGAATCATTCCGTGTTGAAACTGAATATTCCCTGCAGGTTGTGTCGCCGTTTTACTCGAAAGTGTCCACGGAAATGTTTCTGACAATCCGCCTAACACATGTTGATAAGGAATAGGTAAATTTTGAAAATGTTCCGGCAGGAAAAAAGGCCCTCTTTCTACAATCAAAATTTTAGACATTGGGTTTTGAGCTAAAGTTCGTTCGGCAAAAGCCAAAGAACAAAAACCACTACCAATTATAATAAAATCAAAATGCTCTTGTTCGCGAGCTATTTTCCAATCTGTTTCTGAAAGAAAAAAAATATGATCGAAAACTTTTTGGGGTGTCGGATCTTGCGGTCCCGGTGTCGGGTAACCATTTGCAAAATTCGGACTTGATGAAAATGTTGTCATAATACTTCTTTTTTAGGTTAATTGTTGGTGTTTGAGATTTATTATTTAGAAAGACAAAAACAGCAAAAAAACCGAAACTGTTGCTTCGCTTTTTTTGCCATTCTTATTTTAGGTGATCAATCGCTTTTTGACGACAATACCATTTTTATTTCACTTATATTTTTTTCTTACTAGAGGACGATAACGGTATAATTTCACCGAAAACATGACTCAGGATTTTGGGTTGCAGACTAGGACTAGTATTATTACTATGACAAGAAAAACAAGAGATTGCAGTGCTGTCTGTCGAAGCCGTTGATGGAGATTGAACAAACGTTTCCATGGTACTATTAGACAACTGTCCGGTACCAATTGCATCTCCATTAGGAATTGAGTCAGCTGTCCCTCCATAGGGGTAAACATTCCCGTTTGGTGCAGCACCTCCAAAAGTCCATGTTGCTCCTATTAACAGATAATTTTTTCTGACATCTTTGCCTACCAACATCTTACGAACGGCATTATTTATGGAAATGATCTCACTGTTGGAATCAGCCGGTGTTTGATCTTCTCCGTTAGGAACGGTATTAGAAGCCACTCCCCAAGCCATAATTCTTCTTACATTAGGAGTCTTAATCGTTGTATCTTTTACCTGAATCGTATTACCTGAAACAGTCATACTTTGAAAGTTTTGATTTCCTGTTGTATCATTGGCATTGACATTAAAAAGCCATCCTTTACCGGTATCGGCTCGCACCTGTTTTATATTATTTTGTTTATCGCGGTAAGCGTAAGCATCATTTGGCGAGTTTTTCTCATGTTCAAAAGTGGCCCAAACCATTTCAGGATGTCCGGCTACACTTCCTACAACATGCATTCCTACCAATGCTAATGTTGTTGTTTTTTGCCCCTTTTCAACCCATACCTTTGGATTGGACTTATCATAAGTAGGGATTACCGCTTTTATCGTAACATAAGTATCCGCGTTTGGTAAATCTTTGACTTCTACCCATGACGTTTTTAATTCCATTGCCAAAGCATCCGGATCGGGAGGTGCGGCCCAGCCTTTTGTTTTTGCATAGGCCAAAATACTATCTCTGGCGCTGGCTGTGGTTGGAAATTGATTTCCGTTTAATTTACCCTCGTTGACTCCGGTTAAAAAATAAGCGTAAACATCATTAACCATAGTGATATAGTATACTAATGATTTATTTTCTCCCATTAAAGCGCCATGAGAACCTGCTTGTCCTTGTTCAGACTGCACTTCTCTACCTTTAGAATCAAGAAAAATTGATTTTGCCCCTATTTTAAATTCCTGTACCACCGCGGACGGGTTAATTTTACTGTCGATAACAGGTTTTGGATTTTTGATGACTTTTCCTTTTGTATCAATAAAAGAGTGCAATCCTGAGGCATTGGTCAAAATATGATCGAACTGGATTAATTTGTTAGCGTCGTTTTTAACTTTTTCGTCTTTTTTCGCTGCTTCAATTTCAAACCTTCTTCCATTTTTATCGATCAAAATAGGCAATCTGTTTGGTCCGCTTTGATTAATGTTACTTACCGCACGAATCGCTTCATTGGCTTTGTGTTGTGTCAGCGTACGTTTGTTTAAGGAATCAGGAGGAGAAACATTGTAAAATACGGGAGATTCTAAAACAGTTCCTTTTCCGTTATATCCTCCTGAAGCCGGAGACGTTAGCCATAAGAACATCTGCTCCGACCATTTATAAAAATCACAATTGTTTTTACTCGGAAACAACACACTGTTTGCCGGTTTGACTAATCCGTTTTCAGTTACGGTACCCGAAGCAAACCAAGACTTAAACTCGGATTCAGACACCGTGCAAGTTTCTTTTACATCTTGTGGTAAATACTCATAATCATTAGAAGCCAAAAGGCCTTTCTCTTTTTTACATCCTAAAAACAGGATTACTATTACCATAAATGCTACAGCAATAATTTTTGTGGTTGTTTTTTTCATCTTTTTCACAGTTTAGATTTGGTTTATTTAGGGATATAATTAAGCAGCAAAACATTTATTTAAATTCACATTACAGGCAGTAAAATGATCAGGCGTATCTTTTTTAGTTGATACCAAATTCCTCTTTCAAATTTTCCGCCAAAGCAACAGGTTCATTTTCAATCTGGTGATTGTGGCACGAAAAACCTCCCGTTCCGTCCCAGCAGTTATTAATCGCAAAATAGGCATCAAAATCAGCCAAAAAAGAGTCATTCTCCGATTTCTCCAACGACTGTCTGTACTTTCCTTGCAGGCTGACTACTTTTGTGAATTGCCCTAATCGCGTAACATTGATTTTTCCTTTAACCTCAATGGCTATATCATTTTCAGAATCATCTACGGTTTGTTTAATGATAACCGTACCCGTCACAGAATTCTTCAATGGCTTTACTATCAAACTAAACGTAGCAATGGGAGCACCCGGCATCCCAACATTTCCTATAGTTCCTTCTGCTAAATAATCTTCTGTTACTAAATTTTCCATTTTGGTTTGGTTTTTGGTTTTTGTCATGTTTAATTAGAACTTTTCAGAATTGAGCTGGTTTCTTTCGAGTGGCTGCTCTTCTCTTTATTGAAAAGTAAACGGGCATAAAAATGGAACGCTATTCCGTACTCCATCTCTTAAATTCCCTATCAAAGCTATAACAGCAGTCCCGCTTAGAGCAAAAAAATGTCATAAGGCAATTTTTTTTTGTCATGAAAGAGATAAAAAATGCCCCAAGAGTCCTTTTAGATGTCATGAAAGCCCTTCTTACCTAGATGAGATAAATAGTTTAGTAAATGAATTCAAAGCAAACATCCCTAACTTAATCGCAGAATAGCCGTGCTTTTAAAACTTTAAAAAGGCAGTTGAGAAACCGTTTTACGCGGCAACAATATTATATTTTAAAATTATCTTTCAATTATTTTTGAAAGTTTAAAAACTTTTGCTTACATTTGATCTATGGAATTCAAAGAAGCAAAAAATAAATTCGTACAGACCTGGGGAGCTTTAGGTTCTCAATGGGGCATCAATAAAACCATGGCACAGATTCATGCTTTACTGATGGTTTCTAACGAGCCGGTTTCTATGGAAGACATTATGGATGAATTGCAGATTTCCCGTGGTAATGCAAGTATGAACTTAAGAGGTTTAATGGATTGGGGAATTGTATATAAAGAATACAAAGCTGGAGAAAGAAGGGAATTTTTTACTGCTGAAAAAGATCTGGACGAATTGGCTGTAAAAATTGCCAGAGAAAGAAGCAAAAGAGAGATTAAACCTGCTCTTAAAATCCTAAAAGAAGTTTCCTCAATAGAAGCAAAAGACACTGCCGAAGAAAAACACTTTATCGATCAAACCAATAAATTGTATGATTTTGTTTTAAAGGCAGATAATATGCTGGATAAAATAACAGAGTTTAACGAAAACTGGCTAGGTCGTCTGGTTTTAAAAATCATGAAATAAAAAAATTTCATTAAAAGTTTCATTTTTTTCTGAAAGTTTAAAACAATCAATAACTATAAACAAACAGACCATGAATCTCAACATTACTGGCTATCTGATTTACCTCAGCATCACGATTTTCATCATTTTCAGAGTTGGGAAAATCTGTTACAAGAATGGGAACATTTATGTCCGCGAACTGATTCCGGATCACATCGAAATTTGTCAAAAAATCAATCAGGTATTGTTACTGGCGTATTATCTTTTGAATAGTGGTTATTGTGCCATGACTTTAGTTTCCTGGCAGAAAATCACATCATCGACACAACTTATTGAAACCATCGGAATAAAAACGGCGATCATTATTTTCATCATTTCAATTTTACATTATCTCAATATTATAATTCTTACCAAATACATTCAAAAACTAATTAAATAACACCTTAAATTTAACTATCATGGAAACTATAAAAATCTTAATCGGTTACAGTATTTATTTGCCAATTGCATTATTCCTTACCTACTATGTTTCTAAAACACTTTTTAAAAATGGGAAAATCTTTATGCTTGATATTTTTAAAGGAAGAGAAGATATCGCTCAGGCCACCAATAAACTTTTTGAAACCGGTTTCTATCTTTTAAATGTTGGATTCGCTTTAATGATTTTACAACTTGAATTGAGCAGAGACAGTTACCAGGAATTAATTGAAAATTTAAGTTATAAAATTGGCGGATTCTCTATTTACTTAGGTATAATGTTATTCATCAATTTGTACTTTTTCTTCAGAGGAAAAAGAAAAGCAAAAGAAACAAGAGAAGAACGATTAGTATTTAAAGCTTAAGTCATCCCTTACATCTGGCGGGACTTATAAAACTCGTCAGATTTACTAAAAACTACCTGTCATGAAAACACTGGAAAACCAAACTTTACTGTATGACGAAGACTGTCCGTTATGTCAAGTTTACACTACGGGTTTTATAAAAGCAAAAATGCTGGACGAAAACGGTCGTAAATCGTATTGTCAATTAGATGAAAACGAACAAACTTTTGTTGACATAAACCGTGCTTCCAATGAGATTGCGTTAATAGACAACAAAAATCAAACGGTGCTTTATGGAATTGACAGTTTGCTAAAAGTCCTTGGATTCTCTTTTCCTTTAATTGAAAAAATCGGAAATATAAAACCCGTTAAATTCTTTTTGAAGAAACTGTATTCGTTTGTTTCTTATAATCGAAAAGTCATTATTCCGAGTAAAATCAATACAGCGGCGAAGTTACAATGTGTACCGAATTTCAATTATAAGTATCGATTTTTATTTATTGGTTTTGCTACTGTTATGACCACAATCGTATTGTACAACTATTCTTTTCTGATTCCGAGTTTGCCAAAAGCAAGTATCACAAGAGAATTTATGATAGCAATTGGACAACTCTTTTTTCAATCTTTGTTTCTTTTGAAATCAGACCGAAAAACAATCCTCAATTATAGCGGGAATCTAATGACGGTTTCTTTAATGGGATCCTTACTGCTTCTTCCAATACTGGCATTTCAGACTGTTGTCACTATTTCAGTAAATACCTCTTTAATTTGGTTTGTTCTTACCGCTTTTATTATGTTTATGGAACATTACAGAAGGATTAAAATACTACAACTACCGACTTACTTATGTATCACGTGGGTTGTTTACAGACTTATTGTTTTACTCTTAATTTTAAATTTCTAATGATCCGAAATAAATTAATCATCGCAGCAGGAACCGGCTTTTTAGGTCAGGGTTTACTAAGTCATTTTAAAGACAGATTCGGAGAAATCGTAATCTTAACCCGAGGGAAATCAAAAACGATTGACGGAATTAAATATGTTAATTGGAATGCTAAGACATTCTCCGGCTGGGAAAAAGAACTCGAAAACGCGGCCGTTTTGATAAACCTTGCGGGAAAATCGGTTGATTGCCGGTACACCAAAAAAAATAAAAAAGAGATACTGTTATCCCGAATTGAAAGCACCAAGATTTTAAATAAAGCAGTCTTAAATTGTAAAAACGCACCGAAACACTGGTTGAATTCCTCAACCTCTACCATATATCGTTTCTCATTAGACAAGGAAATGGACGAAAGGAACGGCGAAATTGGCAATGATTTCTCGATGAACGTGGCGCAATCCTGGGAAAAAGCTTTTTTTAAAACCGAAACGCCAAGTACCTTAAAAACGGCTTTGAGAACATCTATTGTTTTAGGAAAAAAGGGAGGTGCATTAGTACCGCTAAAAACCCTTGCCCAATTTGGCTTTGGCGGAAAACAAGGAAATGGAAACCAAATGGTAAGCTGGATTCATGAAACAGATTTTGCCAGAGCAATAGATTTTATAATCGACAAAGAAATAACCGGAGTACTGAATATTGTAGCTCCAAAACCCGTGACAAATAAAAATTTCATGTCCTTACTACGAAAAGCCGTCAAGGCTCCATTTGGGATTCCAATAACGGAATCGCTATTAAAATTAGGCTCTCTGCTTATCCGGACTGAACCGGAATTGGTTTTAAAAAGCAGGAATGTGATTCCGAAACGATTGCTTGAAGAAGGTTTTCAATTTGAATTTGACACTTTAGAAAAAGCATTAAAAAATCTAATACAATGACAACAATAAACTTAGTCACCAAAATAAAAGCCTCAAAACAAATTGTTTTTGATACCGCGAGAGATATTGATTTGCATCAAAAATCAACAGCAACTTCAAATGAAAAAGCCATTGCCGGTATTACATCGGGCTTAATTAATTTCAATGAAACCGTCACCTGGAGAGGAAAACATTTCGGATTTTATCTGACGCACAAAAGCCGAATCACAAAAATGGATCTTTATGATTATTTTCTGGATGAAATGGAGGAAGGCAAATTCAAATCATTCAAACACCAACATTTTTTTGAAGAACAAAACGGGGTTACCATCATGAAAGACCATTTACAATATGAAACGCCTTATGGCATTTTCGGAGAATTGTTTGATATTATATGCCTCGAAAAGCATCTGACCAATTTTCTTTTAGCCAGAAATAAAATCCTGAAAGAGACCGCAGAGAACAGCTCCCTGTAACAAAAAAGACCGTCTGTGTCAGACGATCTTTTTACATTGAAACTCTTGTCGGGAATAGTTATGGTGATTCATACTATTCCTGTATCGAATTATTTGGCGTAAATTTT is a window from the Flavobacterium cupriresistens genome containing:
- a CDS encoding DUF1842 domain-containing protein, whose translation is MENLVTEDYLAEGTIGNVGMPGAPIATFSLIVKPLKNSVTGTVIIKQTVDDSENDIAIEVKGKINVTRLGQFTKVVSLQGKYRQSLEKSENDSFLADFDAYFAINNCWDGTGGFSCHNHQIENEPVALAENLKEEFGIN
- a CDS encoding GbsR/MarR family transcriptional regulator: MEFKEAKNKFVQTWGALGSQWGINKTMAQIHALLMVSNEPVSMEDIMDELQISRGNASMNLRGLMDWGIVYKEYKAGERREFFTAEKDLDELAVKIARERSKREIKPALKILKEVSSIEAKDTAEEKHFIDQTNKLYDFVLKADNMLDKITEFNENWLGRLVLKIMK
- a CDS encoding DUF393 domain-containing protein; its protein translation is MKTLENQTLLYDEDCPLCQVYTTGFIKAKMLDENGRKSYCQLDENEQTFVDINRASNEIALIDNKNQTVLYGIDSLLKVLGFSFPLIEKIGNIKPVKFFLKKLYSFVSYNRKVIIPSKINTAAKLQCVPNFNYKYRFLFIGFATVMTTIVLYNYSFLIPSLPKASITREFMIAIGQLFFQSLFLLKSDRKTILNYSGNLMTVSLMGSLLLLPILAFQTVVTISVNTSLIWFVLTAFIMFMEHYRRIKILQLPTYLCITWVVYRLIVLLLILNF
- a CDS encoding TIGR01777 family oxidoreductase produces the protein MIRNKLIIAAGTGFLGQGLLSHFKDRFGEIVILTRGKSKTIDGIKYVNWNAKTFSGWEKELENAAVLINLAGKSVDCRYTKKNKKEILLSRIESTKILNKAVLNCKNAPKHWLNSSTSTIYRFSLDKEMDERNGEIGNDFSMNVAQSWEKAFFKTETPSTLKTALRTSIVLGKKGGALVPLKTLAQFGFGGKQGNGNQMVSWIHETDFARAIDFIIDKEITGVLNIVAPKPVTNKNFMSLLRKAVKAPFGIPITESLLKLGSLLIRTEPELVLKSRNVIPKRLLEEGFQFEFDTLEKALKNLIQ
- a CDS encoding SRPBCC family protein → MTTINLVTKIKASKQIVFDTARDIDLHQKSTATSNEKAIAGITSGLINFNETVTWRGKHFGFYLTHKSRITKMDLYDYFLDEMEEGKFKSFKHQHFFEEQNGVTIMKDHLQYETPYGIFGELFDIICLEKHLTNFLLARNKILKETAENSSL